A region of Lycium barbarum isolate Lr01 chromosome 1, ASM1917538v2, whole genome shotgun sequence DNA encodes the following proteins:
- the LOC132630165 gene encoding 26S proteasome non-ATPase regulatory subunit 2 homolog A-like isoform X1: MSKNPDPNSTAGKPAGEEATVKVPAKDPKKKDDKKDEDLSEEDLALKQQLELYVERVQDADPGLQKVALESMRQEIRTATSSMTSVPKPLKFLRAHYGTLKGFYEKMPDSDLKTLLADILSVLALTMSAEGERESLKYRLLGSQGDIGSWGHEYVRNLAGEIGQEYAKRQSEEAPIDDLMELVQQIVSFDMKHNAEPDAVDLLIEVEDLDLLVEHVDSSNCKRTCAYLSSFAKYLPGPDDMLVLDIAYTIYMKFEEYPLALVTALALDNMQSIKQVFTSCDDNLRKRQFCYILARHGQTFDIDEEMCASDEEREVLQEIVNNAKLSEGYLALARDIEVMEAKTPDDIYKPHLLDGRASAGANVDSARQNLAATFVNAFVNAGFGQDKLMTVPSEATSGGSSTNWLFKNKEHGKASAAASLGMILLWDVDSGLAQLDKYFHSTDTHVIAGALLGVGIVNCGIKNDCDPALALLADYCDKDDPSVRIGAIMGLGLAYAGAQNEQIRSILTPILGDSKASLDVIAFTAISLGLVYVGSCNEEIAQAIIFALMERSESELGEPLARLLPLGLGLLYLGKQESVEATAEVSKTFHEKIRKHCDMTLLSCAYAGTGNVLKVQQFLGQCAQHLEKGETYQGPAVLGIAMVAMSEELGLEMTIRSLEHLLQYGEQNIRRAVPLALGLLCISNPKVNVMDTLSRLSHDSDTEVAMAAIVSLGLIGAGTNNARIAGMLRNLSSYYYKEANLLFCVRIAQGLVHLGKGLITLSPYHSERFLLSPTALAGLITMLHICLDMKAIILGKYHYVLYFLTLAMQPRMLMTVDENLKPLSVPVRVGQAVDVIGQAGRPKTITGFQTHSTPVLLAAGDRAELATEKYIPLSPILEGFVILKENPEYRDDN; this comes from the exons ATGTCAAAAAATCCGGATCCGAATAGTACCGCCGGAAAACCCGCCGGAGAGGAAGCGACGGTGAAAGTTCCGGCGAAGGATCCAAAGAAAAAGGATGACAAAAAAGATGAAGATCTA TCCGAAGAAGATTTGGCTTTGAAGCAGCAATTGGAACTGTATGTGGAAAGAGTTCAGGATGCAGATCCCGGACTTCAGAAGGTTGCCCTGGAGAGCATgag gcAGGAAATACGTACAGCAACAAGCTCCATGACATCGGTTCCAAAACCACTGAAGTTCTTGCGTGCCCATTATGGAACACTAAAGGGATTTTATGAGAAAATGCCAGATTCAGATTTGAAG ACACTTCTGGCAGATATTCTCTCTGTACTGGCTTTGACAATGTCTGCTGAAGGAGAAAGG GAGAGCTTGAAGTATAGACTGTTGGGATCTCAAGGTGACATTGGTTCCTGGGGACATGAATATGTTAG GAACTTGGCTGGAGAAATTGGACAAGAGTATGCAAAGCGGCAG AGTGAAGAGGCCCCAATTGACGATCTTATGGAGCTCGTGCAACAGATTGTTTCTTTCGACATGAAG CATAATGCCGAACCTGACGCTGTGGATCTTTTAATCGAG GTTGAAGACCTTGATCTCTTGGTGGAGCATGTGGATAGCAGCAATTGTAAACGGACATGCGCTTATCTCTCCAGTTTTGCAAA ATACCTTCCTGGGCCTGATGACATGTTGGTACTAGATATTGCATACACTATATACATGAAGTTTGAGGAGTATCCTCTCGCACTTGTGACTGCATTAGCCCTAGACAACATGCAG TCTATAAAGCAAGTTTTTACGTCATGTGATGATAATCTACGGAAGAGGCAGTTCTGTTATATCCTTGCTCGCCAT GGTCAAACGTTTGATATTGATGAAGAGATGTGTGCGAGTGATGAAGAGAGAGAAGTATTGCAGGAAATTGTTAACAATGCGAAATTAAGTGAAGGGTATCTTGCACTTGCTCGTGATATTGAGGTCATGGAAGCCAAAACCCCTGATGACATATACAAG CCGCATTTGCTTGATGGCCGAGCTAGTGCTGGGGCAAATGTCGATTCGGCTAGACAAAATTTGGCTGCTACATTCGTCAATGCATTTGTCAATGCTGGTTTTGGCCAG GATAAGTTGATGACAGTACCATCAGAGGCCACAAGTGGTGGTTCCTCTACAAACTGGCTCTTCAAAAATAAAGAACATGGGAAAGCTAGTGCTGCAGCAAGTCTG GGAATGATCCTGCTTTGGGATGTTGATTCTGGGCTTGCACAACTTGACAAATATTTCCATAGTACTGATACCCATGTAATTGCCGGTGCACTATTAGGAGTTGGGATTGTAAACTGTGGCATCAAGAATGATTGTGATCCG GCATTGGCACTTCTTGCTGACTATTGTGACAAAGATGATCCTTCAGTTAGAATAGGTGCTATAATGGGTCTGGGTCTTGCTTATGCAGGTGCTCAGAATGAGCAG ATCAGAAGTATATTGACTCCCATACTTGGAGATAGCAAGGCGTCCCTTGATGTAATTGCATTCACTGCAATATCGTTGGGCTTGGTGTACGTGGGTTCATGTAACGAAGAGATCGCCCAGGCAATCATCTTTGCATTGATGGAGCGAAGCGAGTCAGAATTGGGAGAGCCTCTTGCCCGTCTCTTGCCTCTGGGTCTTGGTCTTTTATACCTTGGGAAGCAG GAAAGCGTTGAGGCAACAGCTGAAGTTTCAAAGACTTTCCACGAGAAGATCAGAAAGCATTGCGATATGACCCTCCTTTCTTGTGCCTATGCTGGGACAGGCAATGTACTCAAG GTCCAGCAATTTCTTGGTCAATGTGCTCAACATCTTGAAAAGGGTGAAACCTATCAGGGACCAGCTGTCCTTGGTATTGCGATGGTTGCAATGTCTGAAGAGTTGGGGCTTGAAATGACAATACGCTCTCTAGAACATCTTTTGCAGTATGGCGAGCAAAATATCAGAAGAGCAGTTCCATTGGCTCTTGGCCTCCTCTGCATATCAAATCCTAAG GTCAATGTCATGGACACTCTGAGCAGGCTCAGTCACGATTCAGACACTGAAGTAGCGATG GCTGCTATCGTTTCCTTGGGATTGATAGGTGCAGGAACAAACAATGCTCGAATAGCTGGAATGCTACGTAACCTGTCCAGTTACTATTACAAAGAAGCCAACCTTCTTTTCTGT GTGCGGATCGCTCAAGGTCTTGTTCATTTAGGGAAGGGCTTGATAACACTCTCACCATATCATTCTGAACGATTTTTGTTATCTCC GACTGCACTAGCTGGACTCATAACTATGCTGCACATATGTCTTGATATGAAGGCCATTATCTTGGGGAAATACCACTATGTGCTATATTTTCTGACACTGGCGATGCAG CCAAGGATGTTAATGACTGTGGATGAGAATTTAAAACCCTTGTCAGTGCCTGTTCGAGTTGGCCAAGCTGTTGATGTTATAGGTCAGGCTGGTCGACCAAAGACAATTACAGGTTTTCAGACACACTCAACTCCGGTTCTCCTTGCTGCTGGGGATCGAGCTGAACTTGCAACGGAAAA GTACATTCCACTCTCGCCCATTCTTGAAGGTTTTGTCATATTGAAGGAGAATCCAGAGTATAGGGATGATAACTAG
- the LOC132630165 gene encoding 26S proteasome non-ATPase regulatory subunit 2 homolog A-like isoform X2 has product MRQEIRTATSSMTSVPKPLKFLRAHYGTLKGFYEKMPDSDLKTLLADILSVLALTMSAEGERESLKYRLLGSQGDIGSWGHEYVRNLAGEIGQEYAKRQSEEAPIDDLMELVQQIVSFDMKHNAEPDAVDLLIEVEDLDLLVEHVDSSNCKRTCAYLSSFAKYLPGPDDMLVLDIAYTIYMKFEEYPLALVTALALDNMQSIKQVFTSCDDNLRKRQFCYILARHGQTFDIDEEMCASDEEREVLQEIVNNAKLSEGYLALARDIEVMEAKTPDDIYKPHLLDGRASAGANVDSARQNLAATFVNAFVNAGFGQDKLMTVPSEATSGGSSTNWLFKNKEHGKASAAASLGMILLWDVDSGLAQLDKYFHSTDTHVIAGALLGVGIVNCGIKNDCDPALALLADYCDKDDPSVRIGAIMGLGLAYAGAQNEQIRSILTPILGDSKASLDVIAFTAISLGLVYVGSCNEEIAQAIIFALMERSESELGEPLARLLPLGLGLLYLGKQESVEATAEVSKTFHEKIRKHCDMTLLSCAYAGTGNVLKVQQFLGQCAQHLEKGETYQGPAVLGIAMVAMSEELGLEMTIRSLEHLLQYGEQNIRRAVPLALGLLCISNPKVNVMDTLSRLSHDSDTEVAMAAIVSLGLIGAGTNNARIAGMLRNLSSYYYKEANLLFCVRIAQGLVHLGKGLITLSPYHSERFLLSPTALAGLITMLHICLDMKAIILGKYHYVLYFLTLAMQPRMLMTVDENLKPLSVPVRVGQAVDVIGQAGRPKTITGFQTHSTPVLLAAGDRAELATEKYIPLSPILEGFVILKENPEYRDDN; this is encoded by the exons ATgag gcAGGAAATACGTACAGCAACAAGCTCCATGACATCGGTTCCAAAACCACTGAAGTTCTTGCGTGCCCATTATGGAACACTAAAGGGATTTTATGAGAAAATGCCAGATTCAGATTTGAAG ACACTTCTGGCAGATATTCTCTCTGTACTGGCTTTGACAATGTCTGCTGAAGGAGAAAGG GAGAGCTTGAAGTATAGACTGTTGGGATCTCAAGGTGACATTGGTTCCTGGGGACATGAATATGTTAG GAACTTGGCTGGAGAAATTGGACAAGAGTATGCAAAGCGGCAG AGTGAAGAGGCCCCAATTGACGATCTTATGGAGCTCGTGCAACAGATTGTTTCTTTCGACATGAAG CATAATGCCGAACCTGACGCTGTGGATCTTTTAATCGAG GTTGAAGACCTTGATCTCTTGGTGGAGCATGTGGATAGCAGCAATTGTAAACGGACATGCGCTTATCTCTCCAGTTTTGCAAA ATACCTTCCTGGGCCTGATGACATGTTGGTACTAGATATTGCATACACTATATACATGAAGTTTGAGGAGTATCCTCTCGCACTTGTGACTGCATTAGCCCTAGACAACATGCAG TCTATAAAGCAAGTTTTTACGTCATGTGATGATAATCTACGGAAGAGGCAGTTCTGTTATATCCTTGCTCGCCAT GGTCAAACGTTTGATATTGATGAAGAGATGTGTGCGAGTGATGAAGAGAGAGAAGTATTGCAGGAAATTGTTAACAATGCGAAATTAAGTGAAGGGTATCTTGCACTTGCTCGTGATATTGAGGTCATGGAAGCCAAAACCCCTGATGACATATACAAG CCGCATTTGCTTGATGGCCGAGCTAGTGCTGGGGCAAATGTCGATTCGGCTAGACAAAATTTGGCTGCTACATTCGTCAATGCATTTGTCAATGCTGGTTTTGGCCAG GATAAGTTGATGACAGTACCATCAGAGGCCACAAGTGGTGGTTCCTCTACAAACTGGCTCTTCAAAAATAAAGAACATGGGAAAGCTAGTGCTGCAGCAAGTCTG GGAATGATCCTGCTTTGGGATGTTGATTCTGGGCTTGCACAACTTGACAAATATTTCCATAGTACTGATACCCATGTAATTGCCGGTGCACTATTAGGAGTTGGGATTGTAAACTGTGGCATCAAGAATGATTGTGATCCG GCATTGGCACTTCTTGCTGACTATTGTGACAAAGATGATCCTTCAGTTAGAATAGGTGCTATAATGGGTCTGGGTCTTGCTTATGCAGGTGCTCAGAATGAGCAG ATCAGAAGTATATTGACTCCCATACTTGGAGATAGCAAGGCGTCCCTTGATGTAATTGCATTCACTGCAATATCGTTGGGCTTGGTGTACGTGGGTTCATGTAACGAAGAGATCGCCCAGGCAATCATCTTTGCATTGATGGAGCGAAGCGAGTCAGAATTGGGAGAGCCTCTTGCCCGTCTCTTGCCTCTGGGTCTTGGTCTTTTATACCTTGGGAAGCAG GAAAGCGTTGAGGCAACAGCTGAAGTTTCAAAGACTTTCCACGAGAAGATCAGAAAGCATTGCGATATGACCCTCCTTTCTTGTGCCTATGCTGGGACAGGCAATGTACTCAAG GTCCAGCAATTTCTTGGTCAATGTGCTCAACATCTTGAAAAGGGTGAAACCTATCAGGGACCAGCTGTCCTTGGTATTGCGATGGTTGCAATGTCTGAAGAGTTGGGGCTTGAAATGACAATACGCTCTCTAGAACATCTTTTGCAGTATGGCGAGCAAAATATCAGAAGAGCAGTTCCATTGGCTCTTGGCCTCCTCTGCATATCAAATCCTAAG GTCAATGTCATGGACACTCTGAGCAGGCTCAGTCACGATTCAGACACTGAAGTAGCGATG GCTGCTATCGTTTCCTTGGGATTGATAGGTGCAGGAACAAACAATGCTCGAATAGCTGGAATGCTACGTAACCTGTCCAGTTACTATTACAAAGAAGCCAACCTTCTTTTCTGT GTGCGGATCGCTCAAGGTCTTGTTCATTTAGGGAAGGGCTTGATAACACTCTCACCATATCATTCTGAACGATTTTTGTTATCTCC GACTGCACTAGCTGGACTCATAACTATGCTGCACATATGTCTTGATATGAAGGCCATTATCTTGGGGAAATACCACTATGTGCTATATTTTCTGACACTGGCGATGCAG CCAAGGATGTTAATGACTGTGGATGAGAATTTAAAACCCTTGTCAGTGCCTGTTCGAGTTGGCCAAGCTGTTGATGTTATAGGTCAGGCTGGTCGACCAAAGACAATTACAGGTTTTCAGACACACTCAACTCCGGTTCTCCTTGCTGCTGGGGATCGAGCTGAACTTGCAACGGAAAA GTACATTCCACTCTCGCCCATTCTTGAAGGTTTTGTCATATTGAAGGAGAATCCAGAGTATAGGGATGATAACTAG